The following proteins come from a genomic window of Gemmatimonadales bacterium:
- the uvrA gene encoding excinuclease ABC subunit UvrA encodes REFESEWEGVLKNVERRYRESSSDSVRLSLEEFMTEQPCQTCGGKRLRPESLAVLVHGRSIGDVVDLPVNRALEFFESIPLRSNGRAGLDAEIAGPILKEVRERLRFLCDVGLDYLTLGRAATSLSGGETQRIRLATQIGSRLVGVLYILDEPSIGLHQRDNARLLSTLRELRDLGNTVIVVEHDEETIRSADHLIDLGPRAGRFGGEVVAEGSVEQVLEHPTSLTARYLRGELRVPVPRGRRLADPDRRLRVVGARENNLRDVTVDVPLGLFVSVTGVSGSGKSTLVTDILYRALARHFYRAKVIPGAHDRIEGLHLIDKVIDIDQSPIGRTPRSNPATYTGLFTPIRELFAQLPEAKIRGYGPGRFSFNVKGGRCEACQGDGLVKIEMHFLPDVYVPCEVCKGRRYNRETLEVRYKGRSIADVLDLTVADALEFFSAQRRIAEKLELLNDVGLGYIHLGQSATTLSGGEAQRVKLATELAKRDTGRTLYILDEPTTGLHFEDVRLLLEVLHRLVDKGNTVVVIEHNLDVIKTADWVIDLGPEGGEAGGRVVAAGTPEQVVQAPESHTGRFLAPVLNSPAGCAQ; translated from the coding sequence GCGCGAATTCGAGAGCGAGTGGGAGGGCGTGCTCAAGAACGTCGAGCGCCGCTACCGCGAGTCGTCGAGCGACTCGGTGCGCCTCTCGCTCGAGGAGTTCATGACCGAGCAGCCGTGCCAGACCTGCGGCGGCAAGCGGCTCCGGCCCGAGAGCCTGGCCGTGCTGGTGCACGGGCGAAGCATCGGCGACGTGGTGGACCTCCCGGTGAACCGCGCGCTCGAGTTCTTCGAGAGCATTCCGCTCCGGTCGAACGGGCGCGCCGGCCTCGACGCCGAGATCGCCGGGCCAATCCTGAAGGAAGTGCGCGAGCGGCTGCGCTTCCTCTGCGACGTGGGGCTCGACTATCTGACCCTCGGCCGCGCCGCCACCTCGCTCTCCGGCGGCGAGACCCAGCGTATCCGGCTCGCGACCCAGATCGGCTCGCGGCTCGTGGGCGTGCTCTACATCCTTGACGAGCCCAGCATCGGTCTGCACCAGCGGGACAACGCGCGGCTCCTCTCCACCCTCCGCGAGCTGCGCGACCTCGGCAACACCGTGATCGTGGTCGAGCACGACGAGGAGACCATCCGCTCGGCCGACCATCTGATCGACCTCGGCCCCCGCGCCGGCCGGTTCGGCGGCGAAGTGGTGGCCGAGGGGAGCGTCGAGCAGGTGCTGGAGCACCCGACGTCGCTCACCGCGCGGTATCTCCGCGGCGAGCTGCGCGTGCCGGTGCCGCGCGGGCGCCGGCTGGCCGATCCCGATCGCCGGCTCCGTGTGGTGGGTGCCAGGGAGAACAATCTGCGGGACGTGACGGTGGACGTGCCGCTCGGGCTTTTCGTTTCCGTCACCGGCGTCTCCGGCTCGGGCAAGTCCACGCTCGTCACCGACATTCTCTATCGCGCGCTGGCGCGGCATTTCTACCGGGCAAAGGTGATCCCCGGCGCGCACGACCGGATCGAAGGCCTGCATCTCATCGATAAGGTCATCGACATCGACCAGAGCCCCATCGGCCGCACGCCGCGCTCGAACCCCGCCACGTACACCGGCCTGTTCACGCCGATCCGCGAGCTGTTCGCCCAGCTCCCCGAAGCCAAGATCCGCGGCTATGGGCCGGGCCGGTTCTCCTTCAACGTGAAGGGCGGCCGATGCGAGGCGTGCCAGGGCGACGGGCTGGTGAAGATCGAGATGCACTTCCTGCCCGACGTGTACGTCCCCTGCGAGGTGTGCAAGGGGCGGCGGTACAATCGCGAGACGCTGGAGGTGCGCTACAAGGGCCGGAGCATCGCCGACGTGCTCGACCTCACCGTGGCCGATGCGCTGGAGTTCTTCAGCGCCCAGCGGCGCATCGCCGAGAAACTGGAGCTGCTGAACGACGTAGGGCTGGGCTACATCCACCTGGGCCAGTCGGCCACGACGCTTTCGGGCGGCGAGGCGCAGCGGGTAAAGCTCGCCACCGAACTGGCCAAGCGCGACACCGGCCGCACGCTCTACATCCTCGACGAGCCCACGACGGGACTGCACTTCGAGGACGTGCGCCTGCTGCTCGAGGTGCTGCATCGCCTGGTGGACAAGGGGAACACCGTCGTCGTGATCGAGCATAATCTCGACGTCATCAAGACCGCCGACTGGGTCATCGATCTGGGCCCGGAAGGCGGCGAGGCCGGCGGCCGAGTGGTTGCCGCCGGCACTCCGGAGCAGGTGGTGCAGGCGCCGGAAAGCCACACCGGCCGATTCCTGGCGCCGGTCCTCAACTCTCCCGCGGGATGCGCCCAGTGA